In one window of Arctopsyche grandis isolate Sample6627 chromosome 6, ASM5162203v2, whole genome shotgun sequence DNA:
- the Fim gene encoding plastin-2 fimbrin isoform X2 yields MAENGTLTADEAAEIRESFTQFDTNNDGYIYLKELKEALDGCGFKIPGWKVRCMIDEQMNKKSTFGVTNGTSEGKLSFDQFENLCADLKSQDVSSTFKQAVSKKENLEHLGGMSDASSEGTTHSVRQEEQMAFSGWINSNLSHDPDLKHLLPIDPEGKQLYEKLKDGLILCKVINHSCPDTIDERAINKKVLTLYTKHENLTLALVSSQAIGCNIVNIDAHDLAKGKPHLVLGLVWQIIRIGLFNQITLEHCPGLTALLNDQERIEDLMRLSPEAILLRWVNYHLAAAGITRRCTNFQSDIQDSEVYSHLLRQIAPQDAGVNLDALRESNMTERAEVMLQQAAKLKCRAFVTPNDVVSGVYKLNLAFVANLFNQMPGLDRPDESEMRQLEQIEETREEKTYRNWMNSMGVAPHVNWLYSDLTDGLVIFQLYDIIKPGIVNWKKVHSKFSNLRKFMERLENCNYAVELGKQIKFSLVGIAGADINEGNATLTLALIWQLMRAYTLSILTRLANTGNPIIEKEIVQWVNTKLQSAGKTTSIKGFQDESITDGRVVLDLIDAIKPGTINYDLVQNGGTGEDKLANAKYAISMARRCGARVYALPEDITEKKPKMVMTMFACLMALDYVPNMDAPIDQAAR; encoded by the exons tttGACACAAACAACGATGGTTATATCTATCTCAAGGAGTTGAAAGAGGCTCTCGATGGATGCGGCTTTAAAATTCCTGGCTGGAAG gtGAGATGTATGATTGATGAACAAATGAATAAGAAGTCCACGTTCGGCGTTACCAACGGTACGTCCGAAGGAAAACTCAGCTTTGATCAGTTCGAAAATTTGTGTGCTGATCTAAAATCCCAAGATGTGTCCAGCACGTTCAAGCAGGCTGTGTCCAAGAAGGAAAATTTGGAACATCTCGGAGGAATGTCTGATGCTAGCAGCGAAG gTACGACTCACTCAGTGCGTCAAGAAGAGCAAATGGCCTTTTCCGGATGGATTAACTCTAACTTATCTCACGATCCCGATCTGAAGCATCTTTTACCAATTGATCCTGAAGGAAAACAACTCTACGAAAAGCTTAAAGATGGACTCATACTATG CAAAGTCATCAATCATTCCTGTCCTGACACCATAGATGAACGTGCTATAAACAAAAAAGTACTAACTTTATACACTAAACATGAAAATTTAACACTGGCACTTGTTTCAAGTCAAGCTATCGGTTGTAATATTGTTAACATTGACGCTCATGATCTTGCTAAAG GTAAACCGCATTTGGTTTTGGGTCTCGTATGGCAAATCATCCGCATCGGTCTCTTCAATCAAATCACGTTGGAGCACTGTCCTGGTTTGACTGCTCTGCTTAACGAtcaa gaACGTATTGAAGATTTAATGCGGTTGTCTCCCGAAGCAATTTTGCTCAGATGGGTGAATTATCATTTGGCTGCTGCTGGAATCACCAGGAGGTGCACAAATTTCCAATCCGATATCCAAGACTCGGAAGTATACAGTCATCTGTTGAGACAGATCGCTCCTCAAGATGCGGGTGTTAATCTGGATGCTCTACGA GAAAGTAATATGACAGAAAGGGCAGAAGTTATGTTACAACAAGCGGCAAAACTGAAGTGTAGAGCTTTCGTCACTCCCAATGATGTAGTTTCCGGAGTGTATAAACTCAATTTGGCTTTCGTGGCTAATCTTTTCAATCAAATGCCAGGACTTGACCGACCCGATGAAAGTGAAATGCGACAACTGGAACAAATCGAAGAGACGAGAGAAGAGAAGA cATATCGTAATTGGATGAATTCTATGGGCGTTGCACCGCACGTTAATTGGTTATATTCTGATCTTACCGACGGCTTGGTTATCTTCCAACTGTACGATATTATCAAACCAGGAATTGTTAACTGGAAGaag GTTCATAGCAAATTTAGCAATCTTCGCAAATTTATGGAACGGCTGGAGAACTGTAATTATGCAGTGGAACTTGGAAAACAGATTAAGTTCTCTCTAGTCGGAATTGCTGGTGCTGACATCAACGAAGGCAACGCAACACTCACACTcg CTCTGATATGGCAATTAATGAGAGCATACACTTTATCGATACTTACTCGGCTTGCCAATACTGGAAATCCCATCATCGAGAAGGAAATCGTACAGTGGGTCAATACCAAACTGCAATCTGCCGGAAAGACTACATCGATCAAAGGTTTCCAAGATGAAAGCATTACCGACGGTAGAGTCGTATTAGATCTTATCGACGCTATAAAACCGGGAACTATAAATTACGATCTCGTACAGAACGGTGGTACAGGAGag GATAAACTTGCTAATGCTAAGTATGCCATTTCGATGGCTCGTCGTTGTGGAGCTCGCGTGTACGCCCTCCCCGAAGATATCACTGAGAAGAAACCCAAAATGGTTATGACCATGTTCGCATGTCTCATGGCGTTAGATTACGTGCCGAACATGGATGCGCCGATAGATCAGGCCGCACGTTAA
- the Fim gene encoding plastin-2 fimbrin isoform X1, translated as MSLSHNEDLSIPVCVGPQLICTWLLVILRIKFDTNNDGYIYLKELKEALDGCGFKIPGWKVRCMIDEQMNKKSTFGVTNGTSEGKLSFDQFENLCADLKSQDVSSTFKQAVSKKENLEHLGGMSDASSEGTTHSVRQEEQMAFSGWINSNLSHDPDLKHLLPIDPEGKQLYEKLKDGLILCKVINHSCPDTIDERAINKKVLTLYTKHENLTLALVSSQAIGCNIVNIDAHDLAKGKPHLVLGLVWQIIRIGLFNQITLEHCPGLTALLNDQERIEDLMRLSPEAILLRWVNYHLAAAGITRRCTNFQSDIQDSEVYSHLLRQIAPQDAGVNLDALRESNMTERAEVMLQQAAKLKCRAFVTPNDVVSGVYKLNLAFVANLFNQMPGLDRPDESEMRQLEQIEETREEKTYRNWMNSMGVAPHVNWLYSDLTDGLVIFQLYDIIKPGIVNWKKVHSKFSNLRKFMERLENCNYAVELGKQIKFSLVGIAGADINEGNATLTLALIWQLMRAYTLSILTRLANTGNPIIEKEIVQWVNTKLQSAGKTTSIKGFQDESITDGRVVLDLIDAIKPGTINYDLVQNGGTGEDKLANAKYAISMARRCGARVYALPEDITEKKPKMVMTMFACLMALDYVPNMDAPIDQAAR; from the exons ATGTCGCTTAGTCACAACGAAGACCTATCGATACCTGTCTGTGTTGGTCCCCAGCTGATATGTACATGGCTTCTAGTGATTCTTCGGATAAAA tttGACACAAACAACGATGGTTATATCTATCTCAAGGAGTTGAAAGAGGCTCTCGATGGATGCGGCTTTAAAATTCCTGGCTGGAAG gtGAGATGTATGATTGATGAACAAATGAATAAGAAGTCCACGTTCGGCGTTACCAACGGTACGTCCGAAGGAAAACTCAGCTTTGATCAGTTCGAAAATTTGTGTGCTGATCTAAAATCCCAAGATGTGTCCAGCACGTTCAAGCAGGCTGTGTCCAAGAAGGAAAATTTGGAACATCTCGGAGGAATGTCTGATGCTAGCAGCGAAG gTACGACTCACTCAGTGCGTCAAGAAGAGCAAATGGCCTTTTCCGGATGGATTAACTCTAACTTATCTCACGATCCCGATCTGAAGCATCTTTTACCAATTGATCCTGAAGGAAAACAACTCTACGAAAAGCTTAAAGATGGACTCATACTATG CAAAGTCATCAATCATTCCTGTCCTGACACCATAGATGAACGTGCTATAAACAAAAAAGTACTAACTTTATACACTAAACATGAAAATTTAACACTGGCACTTGTTTCAAGTCAAGCTATCGGTTGTAATATTGTTAACATTGACGCTCATGATCTTGCTAAAG GTAAACCGCATTTGGTTTTGGGTCTCGTATGGCAAATCATCCGCATCGGTCTCTTCAATCAAATCACGTTGGAGCACTGTCCTGGTTTGACTGCTCTGCTTAACGAtcaa gaACGTATTGAAGATTTAATGCGGTTGTCTCCCGAAGCAATTTTGCTCAGATGGGTGAATTATCATTTGGCTGCTGCTGGAATCACCAGGAGGTGCACAAATTTCCAATCCGATATCCAAGACTCGGAAGTATACAGTCATCTGTTGAGACAGATCGCTCCTCAAGATGCGGGTGTTAATCTGGATGCTCTACGA GAAAGTAATATGACAGAAAGGGCAGAAGTTATGTTACAACAAGCGGCAAAACTGAAGTGTAGAGCTTTCGTCACTCCCAATGATGTAGTTTCCGGAGTGTATAAACTCAATTTGGCTTTCGTGGCTAATCTTTTCAATCAAATGCCAGGACTTGACCGACCCGATGAAAGTGAAATGCGACAACTGGAACAAATCGAAGAGACGAGAGAAGAGAAGA cATATCGTAATTGGATGAATTCTATGGGCGTTGCACCGCACGTTAATTGGTTATATTCTGATCTTACCGACGGCTTGGTTATCTTCCAACTGTACGATATTATCAAACCAGGAATTGTTAACTGGAAGaag GTTCATAGCAAATTTAGCAATCTTCGCAAATTTATGGAACGGCTGGAGAACTGTAATTATGCAGTGGAACTTGGAAAACAGATTAAGTTCTCTCTAGTCGGAATTGCTGGTGCTGACATCAACGAAGGCAACGCAACACTCACACTcg CTCTGATATGGCAATTAATGAGAGCATACACTTTATCGATACTTACTCGGCTTGCCAATACTGGAAATCCCATCATCGAGAAGGAAATCGTACAGTGGGTCAATACCAAACTGCAATCTGCCGGAAAGACTACATCGATCAAAGGTTTCCAAGATGAAAGCATTACCGACGGTAGAGTCGTATTAGATCTTATCGACGCTATAAAACCGGGAACTATAAATTACGATCTCGTACAGAACGGTGGTACAGGAGag GATAAACTTGCTAATGCTAAGTATGCCATTTCGATGGCTCGTCGTTGTGGAGCTCGCGTGTACGCCCTCCCCGAAGATATCACTGAGAAGAAACCCAAAATGGTTATGACCATGTTCGCATGTCTCATGGCGTTAGATTACGTGCCGAACATGGATGCGCCGATAGATCAGGCCGCACGTTAA